CGTTTTAACAGATGCCAAAGAACAGCGCTATCCATCGGATCATCAGCCGGTAGTGGCGAAGATAGAGATAAAGTAACTTCGGCAGTCAGTTTTTAGCTTTCGGCGGTCGGCTTTCGGCCGTCAGTTTTTTTTACTAATTTTCGAAAGCCGATTGCTTATAGCCTGTTGCTCATCGCCTACGGCCCAAATCCGATTGCCGAAAGCCGATTGCCGATGTATAAAATTCTCTTCCTTCTTGCGTTCGTTACCAATGCATTTTCCCAAAATGTAAAAATCAGCATTGACGCACCCGCCGTTTTGAATGGTCGTAAAGCCATTTTACTCACACGTGAAAAAGGATTTGCGGCTGTGGTCCATTCCATTAAGCTCGGCTTCGACACTACCCACCTGCAAATGGACCGGAACCTGGTTCCCGACCTGTACCAGTTACAGGTATCGCAAATGAAGGGCTCATTGACTTTCTTTTTTGATTCCGGCACCCAGGTCCGGCTGGATACTACCGACGTTTCCAAATCCGTGGTGACACATTCGAAAAGCAATCCTGAATGGCGGATGTACTGGGATAGCATCCAGCAACCATCGGACGCGCGGCTGAATGCCTATGTTGTGAAGGAAGTGCGTGCCCGCAAGAAAAATCAGACGGACAGTTTGAACTACTGGGTCGCTCAGCAGGATTTGGAAAGACAAGAAGTACTCTCCAAAACCGGCAAATTTATCTTTGACCATCCCCGCTCCTACGTAAGTCTCTATCTACTGAAAATCAACTGGTACGCATTCAAAAACCAGGGATTGTTCGAACGACTTGACCCCGCATTGGCACACCACAAAAATTACAAACTGTTAAAAGAAAAAAGGCGGGTGGCTAAAACATCAGTCACTGAAATCCATTCCTCAGGCACAAAGTTTTAGGAGATTTTACTGTTAGCCAAAACAGTAAAAAATGAATCGGCAAGTGACTGGTAATCCTATTATCAAACATTTCTTTACCGCTGATCCGACGGTATTGGTACATGACGGGATCGTATACCTCTATACCGGCCACGACGAGGCCGGGATCGGCCATTCCGGTTATGTGATGAATACATGGCTCGGCTTTTCGTCCAATGATCTGATACATTGGCAAGATCACGGCATATTACTGAGGGCTACTGATTTTAAATGGTCGTCGGGCGATGCTTATGCTTCGAAAGTAATTCAGCGCGGCGGGAAATTTTACTGGTATGTGTCAGTTACGCACGCTGAACTATCGGGCAAAGCAATCGGTGTGGCTGTTTCCAATTCTCCCGCTGGTCCATTCGAAGATGCACGTGGATCTGCGATGATCACACACGACATGCTGCCGCCTACCGAAAATGAAAAGGCAAACCTCGACCCGACAGTTCTTGTT
The genomic region above belongs to Dyadobacter pollutisoli and contains:
- a CDS encoding glycoside hydrolase family 43 protein, whose protein sequence is MNRQVTGNPIIKHFFTADPTVLVHDGIVYLYTGHDEAGIGHSGYVMNTWLGFSSNDLIHWQDHGILLRATDFKWSSGDAYASKVIQRGGKFYWYVSVTHAELSGKAIGVAVSNSPAGPFEDARGSAMITHDMLPPTENEKANLDPTVLVDDDGQTYIFWGNGTCYFARLKENMIELDGPVHIIDLPDFQEGAHIHKRNGWYYLSYGYQFPEKVAYAMSRDILGPWDFKGILNETVFNCETNRPAIIDFRNESYFFYHIGALPNGSSHRRSVCLDRLRYNQDGTMQQIIMTSEGV